The Pseudomonas sp. G2-4 genome window below encodes:
- a CDS encoding acyltransferase — MLDFLPAPLRGVVASLLLALNTIACCTPLFIVAIFKLLLPFPAAQRFTDWLMGHIHEAWVSNNKAWMNLLRRTRWHLSGLEGLDYQHSYLVTSNHQSWVDIMVLQYVLNRRIRPLKFFLKQELIWVPVIGLAWWALGFPFMKRYSKAYLEKHPEKKGKDLATTRKTCAKFRNNPVGIFNFVEGTRFTEGKHAQQQSPFRYLLKPKAGGIAFVLDAMGEQLESIINVTIHYPGGRPGYWDLLCGKVGEVVVHFQELKIPPQFIRKSYDQDGVYRLEFQGWINQLWQDKDALLEQMHREHPRRS; from the coding sequence ATGCTGGACTTCCTGCCTGCCCCCTTGCGCGGCGTCGTTGCCTCGCTGCTGTTGGCGCTGAACACTATCGCCTGCTGCACCCCGCTGTTCATCGTGGCGATCTTCAAGCTGTTGCTGCCCTTCCCTGCCGCCCAGCGCTTCACTGACTGGCTGATGGGCCACATCCACGAGGCCTGGGTCAGCAATAACAAAGCCTGGATGAACCTGCTGCGCCGCACCCGCTGGCACCTCAGCGGCCTGGAAGGCCTGGACTACCAGCATTCCTACCTGGTCACCAGCAACCACCAGAGCTGGGTCGACATCATGGTGCTGCAGTACGTGCTGAACCGGCGCATCCGTCCGTTGAAGTTTTTTCTCAAGCAAGAGCTGATCTGGGTCCCGGTGATCGGCCTGGCTTGGTGGGCGCTGGGGTTCCCGTTCATGAAGCGCTACTCCAAGGCTTACCTGGAAAAACATCCGGAAAAGAAAGGCAAGGACCTGGCAACCACCCGCAAGACCTGTGCGAAGTTTCGCAACAACCCGGTGGGCATTTTCAACTTTGTCGAAGGCACACGCTTCACCGAAGGCAAGCATGCCCAGCAGCAGTCACCGTTTCGCTACCTGCTCAAGCCCAAGGCCGGCGGCATCGCGTTTGTGCTCGATGCCATGGGTGAACAACTGGAGTCGATCATCAACGTGACGATTCATTATCCGGGCGGGCGTCCGGGGTATTGGGATTTGCTGTGCGGCAAGGTGGGAGAGGTGGTGGTGCACTTCCAGGAACTGAAGATCCCCCCGCAGTTCATCAGGAAAAGCTACGATCAGGACGGCGTGTACCGCCTGGAATTCCAAGGCTGGATCAACCAGTTGTGGCAGGACAAGGATGCGTTGCTGGAGCAGATGCACCGCGAGCATCCCCGTAGATCTTGA